Proteins encoded in a region of the Halostella limicola genome:
- a CDS encoding selenium-binding protein SBP56-related protein, with the protein MSDDDQPHDSDAHAHDHGVEGPGYATPQAAIEESERETTAYVMGLYVGTDVDAPDFLAVVDLDPDSDTYAEVVDRLEMPNRGDELHHFGWNACSSSCHMDGLERRHLVIPGQCSSRIHVVDTEDRRDPEFETVIEPDEVFEHDLSAPHTVHCIPDGEILISMLGDADGDLPGGFLELNDDFEVEGRWEPPGEIEMNYDFWYQPRQNVMLSTEWAAPKTYYPGFDLEDVEDGKYGQRLHFWDWEDGEVEQTIDLGEEGLIPLEARFLHTPESTHGYVGAALSSNVIHFHEADGQYHADPVIEFDDREHEDWDMPVPALPTDILISMDDRYLFGSNWLHGQVWMYDVSDPSNPRKADSVSIGGYFGDIREVQGRDIVAGPQMLQLSLDGERLYWTTSLFSSWDNQFFPEEKERGSVMLKADVNPRRGTMTLDEDFLVDFGDMPAGPARAHEIRWPDGDCTSDVWQ; encoded by the coding sequence ATGAGTGATGATGACCAGCCACACGATTCGGACGCGCACGCTCACGACCACGGCGTCGAGGGGCCGGGATACGCGACCCCGCAGGCGGCCATCGAGGAGTCCGAGCGGGAGACGACGGCCTACGTGATGGGGCTGTACGTCGGAACGGACGTCGACGCGCCGGACTTCCTCGCGGTCGTCGACCTCGACCCGGACTCCGACACGTACGCGGAGGTCGTCGACCGTCTGGAGATGCCGAACCGCGGCGACGAACTCCACCACTTCGGGTGGAACGCCTGCTCGTCGTCCTGTCACATGGACGGGCTGGAGCGCCGGCACCTGGTGATCCCCGGCCAGTGCTCGTCGCGGATCCACGTCGTCGACACCGAGGACCGCCGCGACCCCGAGTTCGAGACTGTGATCGAGCCCGACGAGGTGTTCGAGCACGACCTCTCGGCCCCGCACACGGTCCACTGCATCCCGGACGGCGAGATCCTCATCAGCATGCTCGGCGACGCCGACGGCGACCTGCCGGGCGGGTTCCTCGAACTGAACGACGACTTCGAGGTCGAGGGGCGGTGGGAGCCGCCGGGCGAGATCGAGATGAACTACGACTTCTGGTACCAGCCGCGCCAGAACGTGATGTTGTCGACGGAGTGGGCCGCGCCGAAGACCTACTACCCCGGGTTCGACCTGGAGGACGTCGAGGACGGCAAGTACGGCCAGCGCCTCCACTTCTGGGACTGGGAGGACGGCGAGGTCGAGCAGACGATCGACCTCGGCGAGGAGGGCCTGATCCCGCTGGAAGCGCGCTTCCTGCACACGCCCGAGAGTACGCACGGGTACGTCGGCGCGGCGCTGTCGTCGAACGTCATCCACTTCCACGAGGCGGACGGGCAGTACCACGCCGATCCGGTCATCGAGTTCGACGACCGCGAGCACGAGGACTGGGACATGCCCGTCCCCGCGCTGCCGACAGACATCCTGATCTCGATGGACGACCGGTACCTGTTCGGGTCGAACTGGCTCCACGGCCAGGTGTGGATGTACGACGTCTCAGACCCGTCGAACCCCCGAAAGGCCGACTCGGTCTCGATCGGCGGCTACTTCGGCGATATCCGGGAAGTGCAGGGACGCGACATCGTCGCCGGGCCGCAGATGCTCCAGCTATCGCTCGACGGCGAGCGCCTCTACTGGACGACGTCGCTGTTCTCCTCGTGGGACAACCAGTTCTTCCCCGAGGAGAAAGAGCGCGGGTCGGTGATGCTGAAAGCCGACGTGAACCCCCGCCGCGGGACGATGACGCTCGATGAGGACTTCCTCGTGGACTTCGGCGACATGCCCGCGGGGCCGGCCCGCGCCCACGAGATCCGGTGGCCCGACGGCGACTGCACGAGCGACGTCTGGCAGTGA
- a CDS encoding 2Fe-2S iron-sulfur cluster-binding protein → MTTDGDGHEVVLEWRDGRRETVRVDEGTLILDACEAAGVALPFGCRTGACATCTALLREGSVDHCRPPRGLKERHRADGYVLTCVATPTEDCRLEVGADVQEDLVSNPWK, encoded by the coding sequence GTGACGACCGACGGGGACGGACACGAGGTCGTCCTGGAGTGGCGCGACGGGCGGCGGGAGACGGTGCGAGTGGACGAAGGCACCCTCATCCTCGACGCCTGCGAGGCCGCCGGCGTCGCCCTCCCCTTCGGCTGCCGGACCGGCGCGTGCGCCACCTGCACCGCGCTGCTCCGCGAGGGGTCGGTCGACCACTGCAGGCCACCGCGGGGGTTGAAGGAGCGCCACCGGGCGGACGGCTACGTGCTGACCTGCGTCGCGACGCCGACCGAGGACTGCCGGCTGGAGGTGGGCGCCGACGTGCAGGAGGACCTCGTGTCGAACCCGTGGAAGTGA
- a CDS encoding spermidine synthase produces the protein MGTFDAFGKRRVSDPELAVFVSGVASMGLEILAGRMVAPQFGSSIYTWGSVIGVFLAALSLGYYRGGRRAAERATGRQLTWLLLATAAYVAGLILAGEILLAQLSTFPLPPRFASLPAITVLFGPPTYLLGFISPYAAELSDREGIGEASGRVYALGTVGSIVGAFGTTFVLIPSLSVDQISLVFGLVLVLTAARIALSSPARKPAFAVVAVTLLLAGAILAPSLGYSVRGEIVYETQTPYQELRVVDRGDTRTLYLDGTPHSAMDKDDPTRHVFEYTRYFHLPFLLTDDPDEIDRVLFIGGGGFTGPKRFVEEYDVTVDVAEIDPAVIDAAERYFGVVEGEQLNVHNVGGRQFLRETNRTYDLIVLDAYKRDKVPFQLTTVEFMRLTRERLADDGVLFANLISAPTGPASQFYRAEYRTMAEAYPQVYSFPTAGSGVIQNVELVATKNGERVSQSELRERNRERDIGINLSDAVDDYAAPPDTGDVPVLRDDDAPVDALLEPMAGQRYVVEEADPADGDGPAEPNASANRTGRPGETAADAPA, from the coding sequence ATGGGGACGTTCGACGCGTTCGGTAAACGGCGGGTGAGCGATCCCGAACTGGCGGTGTTCGTCTCGGGCGTCGCGAGCATGGGACTGGAGATCCTCGCCGGGCGGATGGTCGCGCCCCAGTTCGGGAGCAGCATCTACACCTGGGGGAGCGTCATCGGCGTGTTCCTCGCCGCCCTGAGCCTCGGCTACTACCGGGGCGGTCGGCGCGCCGCGGAACGGGCGACCGGGCGGCAACTGACGTGGCTGTTGCTCGCGACGGCGGCGTACGTTGCCGGGCTGATCCTCGCCGGGGAGATCCTCCTTGCCCAGCTGTCGACGTTCCCGCTGCCCCCGCGGTTCGCGTCGCTGCCGGCGATCACCGTCCTGTTCGGGCCGCCGACGTACCTGCTTGGCTTCATCAGCCCCTACGCGGCGGAGCTGTCGGACCGGGAGGGCATCGGCGAGGCGTCGGGCCGCGTGTACGCCCTCGGGACCGTCGGGAGCATCGTCGGGGCGTTCGGCACGACGTTCGTCCTCATCCCGTCGCTGAGCGTCGACCAGATCTCGCTCGTCTTCGGCCTCGTCTTAGTCCTCACCGCCGCGCGGATCGCGCTGTCGTCGCCCGCCCGGAAGCCGGCGTTCGCCGTCGTCGCCGTGACGCTCCTGCTCGCGGGCGCCATCCTCGCACCCTCGCTCGGCTACTCCGTGAGAGGCGAGATCGTCTACGAGACGCAGACGCCGTATCAGGAGCTCCGGGTCGTCGACCGGGGCGACACCCGCACGCTGTACCTCGACGGCACGCCCCACAGCGCGATGGACAAGGACGACCCGACCCGGCACGTCTTCGAGTACACCCGGTACTTCCATCTCCCCTTTCTCCTGACCGACGACCCCGACGAGATCGACCGGGTGCTGTTCATCGGCGGCGGGGGGTTCACCGGCCCGAAGCGCTTCGTCGAGGAGTACGACGTGACCGTCGACGTCGCGGAGATAGACCCCGCGGTGATCGACGCGGCCGAGCGCTACTTCGGCGTGGTGGAGGGAGAGCAGCTGAACGTCCACAACGTCGGCGGCCGGCAGTTCCTGCGGGAGACGAACCGGACGTACGACCTGATCGTCCTCGACGCGTACAAGCGGGACAAGGTGCCGTTCCAGCTGACCACCGTCGAGTTCATGCGCCTGACGCGCGAGCGCCTCGCCGACGACGGCGTCCTCTTCGCGAACCTGATCTCCGCGCCGACGGGGCCGGCCTCGCAGTTCTACCGCGCCGAGTACCGGACGATGGCGGAAGCGTACCCGCAGGTGTACAGCTTCCCGACCGCGGGCTCCGGGGTCATCCAGAACGTCGAACTCGTCGCCACGAAAAACGGCGAGCGCGTCTCGCAGTCGGAGCTCCGCGAGCGTAACCGCGAGCGAGATATCGGTATCAACCTGAGCGACGCGGTCGACGACTACGCGGCCCCGCCCGACACCGGCGACGTGCCCGTGCTCCGCGACGACGACGCGCCGGTCGACGCCCTCCTCGAACCGATGGCTGGCCAGCGGTACGTCGTCGAGGAGGCGGACCCGGCGGACGGCGACGGCCCTGCGGAACCGAACGCCTCGGCGAACCGGACCGGGCGTCCGGGGGAGACGGCGGCTGACGCTCCGGCGTAG
- a CDS encoding MATE family efflux transporter has protein sequence MAGSPLRRLVAALRRRAGTVFKSRDEFDLTSGDIAKPLFYLSLPIVVTNLLQTAYNLVDTIWLGRYSTDALAAISFAFPVVFFLISLGLGISIAGSILVAQNTGAGEEAQAEFAASQTVTFAIIASVVLGAFGYVAVEDILRLLGASADVLPGATAYLEIVSLGMVFMFAFFVFMSLMRGYGDTITPMLVMFVTVVVNLALDPLLIFGVGPFPRMGIEGAAYATIFSRALATAVGLTIMFRGNRGVEIHLSQMAPDPGYLRKLLRVGVPASVEGTGNAVAVNLMLLIVGAFPTAVVAAYGVGVRIFSVIFLPAIAVGRGVETMAGQNIGAGEEDRAATASHFAARSMFLVLAAVGVLVWLGAAPVVSVFSDDPAVVETGRLFLRYVAPTFGFTGVFHAYKGAFRGAGRTLTAALVSILMLGGIRLSVAWFASRPFGPEGIWLAFAVSNIAGALIAFGWYRRGAWRDADLTESGAGVDAAGGDSADAVDAAEDPEAQD, from the coding sequence ATGGCCGGGTCCCCGCTTCGCCGCCTGGTCGCCGCCCTCCGCCGCCGCGCCGGGACCGTGTTCAAGAGCCGCGACGAGTTCGATCTCACCTCTGGCGACATCGCGAAGCCACTGTTTTACCTCTCGCTGCCAATCGTCGTCACGAACCTGCTCCAGACGGCGTACAACCTCGTCGACACGATCTGGCTGGGCCGGTACAGCACCGACGCGCTGGCGGCGATCAGCTTCGCCTTCCCCGTCGTCTTCTTCCTCATCTCGCTCGGCCTCGGCATCTCGATCGCCGGAAGCATCCTCGTCGCCCAGAACACGGGCGCCGGCGAGGAGGCGCAGGCCGAGTTCGCGGCGTCGCAGACGGTGACGTTCGCGATCATCGCGTCCGTGGTCCTCGGGGCGTTCGGCTACGTCGCGGTCGAGGACATCCTCCGACTGCTTGGCGCCTCCGCCGACGTCCTGCCCGGCGCGACCGCCTATCTGGAGATCGTCTCGCTCGGGATGGTGTTCATGTTCGCCTTCTTCGTGTTCATGTCGCTGATGCGGGGCTACGGCGACACCATCACCCCGATGCTCGTGATGTTCGTCACCGTCGTCGTCAACCTCGCGCTCGACCCGCTGCTCATCTTCGGCGTCGGGCCGTTCCCGCGCATGGGGATCGAGGGGGCCGCGTACGCGACGATCTTCTCGCGGGCGCTGGCGACCGCCGTCGGCCTGACGATCATGTTCCGCGGGAACCGCGGCGTCGAGATCCACCTGTCGCAGATGGCGCCCGATCCGGGCTACCTGCGGAAGCTGCTGCGGGTCGGGGTGCCGGCGTCGGTCGAGGGCACCGGCAACGCCGTCGCCGTCAACCTGATGCTGCTCATCGTCGGCGCGTTCCCGACCGCGGTCGTCGCCGCCTACGGCGTCGGGGTGCGGATCTTCTCGGTCATCTTCCTACCCGCCATCGCCGTCGGCCGCGGCGTCGAGACGATGGCCGGCCAGAACATCGGCGCGGGGGAGGAGGACCGCGCCGCGACCGCCTCGCACTTCGCCGCCCGCTCGATGTTCCTCGTGCTCGCGGCCGTCGGCGTCCTCGTCTGGCTCGGCGCGGCCCCGGTCGTCTCGGTGTTCTCGGACGACCCCGCCGTGGTCGAGACCGGGCGCCTCTTCCTGCGATACGTCGCGCCGACGTTCGGCTTCACCGGGGTGTTCCACGCGTACAAGGGGGCGTTCCGCGGGGCCGGGCGGACGCTCACCGCGGCGCTCGTCTCGATCCTCATGCTCGGGGGCATCCGGCTGTCGGTCGCCTGGTTCGCCTCCCGACCGTTCGGGCCCGAGGGCATCTGGCTGGCGTTCGCGGTGTCGAACATCGCCGGCGCGCTCATCGCGTTCGGGTGGTACCGGCGCGGGGCGTGGCGCGACGCCGACCTCACCGAAAGCGGGGCAGGCGTCGACGCCGCGGGGGGCGACTCGGCGGACGCCGTCGACGCTGCCGAGGACCCCGAGGCGCAGGACTAG
- a CDS encoding SprT family zinc-dependent metalloprotease, with product MAEEPPARGDGAGPTADEGTATTGSDDAATTAADAVTAGDDPAGTPSSAATPSTRDELLERAAAYAETVPLDVDLDRVSWEISERAKRRAGVCRFDAESGSVTVRLTWAAYEAYGWPEFTDVIRHELVHAWEFQRFGESAHGERFREKAAAVDASRHCRSFADPRLVLRCTDPDCDWTADRHRASKTVTEPGARRCGSCGARYVVEHVETGERWKTNEGYESARARIGTEW from the coding sequence ATGGCGGAGGAACCCCCGGCGAGGGGCGACGGCGCGGGACCGACGGCGGACGAAGGGACCGCGACGACCGGTAGCGACGACGCCGCGACGACCGCGGCCGACGCCGTGACCGCGGGAGACGACCCCGCTGGAACCCCGAGCAGCGCGGCGACCCCGTCGACCCGCGACGAACTCCTCGAGCGCGCCGCGGCGTACGCCGAGACCGTCCCCCTCGACGTCGACCTTGACCGCGTCTCGTGGGAGATCTCGGAGCGCGCGAAGCGCCGCGCCGGCGTCTGCCGCTTCGACGCCGAGAGCGGGTCGGTCACCGTCCGGCTCACCTGGGCGGCCTACGAGGCGTACGGCTGGCCGGAGTTCACCGACGTGATCCGGCACGAACTGGTCCACGCCTGGGAGTTCCAGCGCTTCGGGGAGTCGGCCCACGGCGAGCGGTTCCGGGAGAAAGCGGCCGCGGTCGACGCGTCCCGGCACTGCCGATCGTTCGCCGACCCGCGGCTGGTGCTGCGGTGTACGGACCCCGACTGCGACTGGACCGCCGACCGCCACCGGGCGTCGAAGACGGTGACGGAACCCGGCGCTCGGCGGTGCGGGAGCTGCGGGGCGCGGTACGTCGTGGAGCACGTCGAAACCGGCGAGCGGTGGAAGACGAACGAGGGCTACGAGTCCGCGCGGGCGCGCATCGGGACGGAGTGGTGA